A single region of the Lotus japonicus ecotype B-129 chromosome 4, LjGifu_v1.2 genome encodes:
- the LOC130714085 gene encoding protein MOTHER of FT and TFL1: MPSSKLSLLCIAFVVIIMAASVDPLVVGRVIGDVVDMFVPSVNMSVYFGSKHVTNGCDIKPSICISPPKVTLTGNMDNLYTLVMTDPDAPSPSEPSLREWIHWIVVDIPGGTNPNRGKEVLPYVGPRPPVGIHRFIFVLFKQKRPLGLVEQPPTRASFNTRYFAQQLELGLPVATVYFNSQKEPATKKR; this comes from the exons ATGCCTTCTTCTAAACTGAGTCTGTTGTGCATTGCTTTTGTTGTGATCATCATGGCTGCATCTGTTGATCCTCTGGTTGTGGGAAGAGTGATCGGAGATGTGGTTGACATGTTTGTTCCATCAGTGAACATGTCTGTTTACTTTGGTTCAAAGCATGTCACCAACGGCTGTGACATCAAGCCTTCCATTTGTATCAGCCCTCCAAAGGTCACTCTCACCGGCAACATGGACAACCTCTACACCCTG GTTATGACTGACCCTGATGCACCAAGCCCCAGTGAGCCCAGTCTTCGCGAGTGGATACACTG GATCGTTGTTGACATTCCTGGGGGAACAAACCCAAACCGAG GAAAAGAGGTGCTACCTTATGTTGGGCCAAGACCCCCAGTGGGCATTCACCGCTTCATATTTGTGTTGTTCAAGCAGAAGAGGCCACTAGGGCTTGTTGAGCAGCCACCAACCCGTGCAAGCTTCAACACCCGCTACTTCGCTCAGCAACTTGAGTTGGGCCTCCCTGTGGCGACTGTTTACTTCAACTCACAGAAAGAGCCTGCAACTAAGAAGCGTTGA
- the LOC130714887 gene encoding laccase-1 has protein sequence MKGLKQHYRLLLVTLLIAASLLSCLATTTTKTFQFNVEWKKVTRLCHTKPLLTVNGEYPGPTIAIHEGDNVEVKVTNHIAQNTTLHWHGVKQLRTGWADGPAYITQCPIKGGHSYTYKFRVINQRGTLLWHAHYSWQRASVYGAFIIYPRIPYPFSAPVDAEIPIILGEWWNSDVEKMQSEMMKYGGGPNSSDAYTINGLPGPLNPCSNKDTFIYTVESGKTYLLRIINAALSDELYFGVANHTLTVVEVDASYTKPFNTRAIMVTPGQTTNVLLRANQIPDSSGLFVMAARPYRTSVFPFDNSTTIGYLRYNSTRGEKVKPPHVPTDLSIHNLPEMEDTKFETEFSAKLRSIATSQFPCKVPKKIDKRVITTISLNLQDCPANRTCKGYNGKRYFASMNNQSFVRPSISVLDSYYRNLKPHGYSLDFPERPPKSFDYSGVDPVTENMNTEFGTRLLALPHGTNLEIVFQDTGFLNVENHPIHVHGHNFFIVGMGLGNYNVSNDPANYNLVDPPERNTVGVPKGGWAAIRLKADNPGVWFIHCHLEEHTSWGLAMAFIVKDGSAASECLLPPPEDFPSC, from the exons ATGAAGGGTCTAAAGCAGCATTATAGGTTGTTACTGGTAACACTATTGATTGCAGCAAGCTTACTATCCTGTTTGGCCACAACAACCACTAAAACCTTTCAGTTTAAT GTGGAGTGGAAGAAGGTGACTCGATTGTGCCACACCAAGCCCTTGTTAACAGTGAATGGGGAGTATCCGGGGCCAACCATTGCTATCCATGAAGGTGACAATGTTGAAGTTAAGGTGACCAATCACATTGCTCAGAACACTACTCTTCACTG GCATGGAGTAAAGCAACTAAGAACAGGATGGGCAGATGGTCCAGCATACATCACACAATGTCCTATTAAGGGAGGGCATTCCTATACTTACAAGTTCAGGGTGATCAACCAAAGAGGAACCCTTTTATGGCATGCACATTATTCTTGGCAAAGAGCTTCAGTATATGGTGCCTTTATAATTTACCCCCGCATACCTTACCCCTTCTCTGCTCCAGTTGATGCTGAGATCCCCATTATTTTAG GTGAATGGTGGAATTCAGATGTGGAAAAAATGCAGAGTGAGATGATGAAGTATGGAGGTGGACCAAATAGTTCTGATGCTTACACCATAAATGGTTTGCCCGGACCTCTTAATCCTTGTTCAAACAAAG ATACTTTCATCTACACTGTGGAAAGTGGTAAAACCTACTTGCTTAGAATCATCAATGCAGCTCTCAGTGACGAGCTCTACTTTGGCGTTGCTAACCATACCTTAACTGTTGTTGAGGTTGATGCATCATACACAAAACCATTTAACACAAGAGCAATCATGGTCACTCCTGGCCAGACCACCAATGTGCTGCTCAGAGCAAATCAAATTCCTGATTCTTCAGGCTTGTTTGTTATGGCAGCTAGGCCTTACCGCACATCGGTTTTTCCATTTGACAATTCCACCACAATTGGATATTTGAGGTATAACAGCACAAGAGGTGAGAAAGTCAAACCTCCTCATGTTCCTACTGATCTTTCTATTCACAACCTTCCTGAGATGGAAGATACAAAGTTTGAAACAGAATTCTCTGCTAAACTCAGAAGCATAGCAACTTCTCAATTTCCATGTAAGGTACCTAAGAAGATTGACAAGCGAGTTATAACAACTATAAGCCTTAACCTTCAGGATTGTCCCGCAAACAGGACCTGCAAAGGATATAATGGGAAGAGATATTTTGCTTCAATGAATAACCAGTCCTTTGTTAGGCCTTCCATTTCAGTATTAGACTCTTACTATAGGAACCTCAAACCCCATGGATACTCTCTTGATTTCCCAGAGAGGCCTCCAAAATCTTTTGACTACAGTGGTGTGGACCCAGTAACAGAAAACATGAACACAGAATTTGGCACAAGACTTTTAGCATTGCCTCATGGCACAAACTTGGAGATAGTGTTTCAGGACACTGGTTTCCTTAATGTGGAGAACCATCCAATTCACGTTCATGGTCACAACTTCTTCATTGTAGGCATGGGGTTGGGTAACTACAATGTTAGCAATGACCCAGCAAATTATAATCTTGTTGATCCTCCAGAGAGAAATACAGTGGGAGTTCCAAAGGGTGGATGGGCTGCAATTAGGCTTAAGGCAGATAATCCAGGAGTGTGGTTTATACACTGCCATCTTGAGGAGCACACATCTTGGGGTCTTGCCATGGCTTTCATTGTGAAAGATGGTTCTGCAGCATCTGAATGCTTGCTTCCTCCCCCTGAAGATTTTCCTTCCTGTTGA
- the LOC130715228 gene encoding uncharacterized GPI-anchored protein At4g28100-like, protein MTLTLPPKSPFFKTILLLSTLLSCYVVALPDASASSAARPISTNPTSQGTIPAFPEQADSAGCPLSLSEDHYEGIKSACGNNKHGGGDEKLHHSRCCPVLAAWLYSAYSATALGGLVHGSPSYDMPLLPDDSETCESDLGKALKVRGIELVQPNETCDVVYCYCGIRLHPLSCPESFSVTPSGNLVGDENVKRLERNCLSSSSNVNDLPGLGGCSKCLHSLYLLKKKKTSNSSKLEDRTTKIHNKDCELMGLTWLLNKNRTAYMHTVTVVLRALMLSTDGSDPQSCTLNSDGMPLAVDSSEMYDQSSSAKLQGPIYLSLLFLYLLLGMHFTLLSI, encoded by the exons ATGACATTGACACTGCCTCCAAAATCACCATTCTTCAAGACCATTCTGTTATTATCCACTCTCCTCAGCTGCTATGTGGTGGCTCTCCCTGATGCTTCAGCTTCATCAGCAGCTAGGCCAATCAGCACAAACCCAACATCACAAGGAACCATTCCTGCATTCCCAGAACAAGCTGATTCTGCAGGGTGCCCTCTGAGCCTCTCAGAAGATCACTATGAAGGGATAAAGAGTGCATGTGGAAACAACAaacatggtggtggtgatgagaaACTCCACCATAGCAGATGCTGTCCTGTTCTGGCTGCTTGGCTCTACTCTGCTTACTCTGCCACTGCCCTTGGTGGTTTGGTACATGGTTCACCATCCTATGACATGCCCTTGCTGCCAGATGATTCAGAAACCTGTGAGAGTGACTTGGGAAAGGCTTTGAAAGTGAGAGGAATTGAGCTTGTGCAGCCAAATGAGACTTGTGATGTGGTGTATTGCTACTGTGGCATTAGGCTTCACCCTTTGAGCTGCCCAGAATCATTTTCAGTTACTCCAAGTGGGAATCTTGTAGGGGATGAAAATGTGAAAAGATTGGAGAGAAATTGCTTGAGTAGCAGCTCCAATGTCAATGATCTTCCAGGTCTTGGAGGATGCTCTAAGTGCTTACATAGCCTCTATTTG CTTAAAAAGAAGAAGACTTCAAACTCAAGCAAGTTAGAAGACAGGACCACCAAGATCCATAACAAAGATTGTGAGCTGATGGGCTTGACATGGCTCCTGAACAAGAATCGAACAGCTTACATGCACACAGTTACTGTGGTTCTTCGTGCTTTGATGTTGAGCACTGATGGCTCGGACCCACAATCATGTACTCTAAACAGTGATGGAATGCCTCTTGCTGTTGATTCCTCAGAAATGTATGATCAGTCTTCATCAGCCAAACTGCAAGGACCAATCTATCTTTCTTTGCTGTTTCTATATTTGCTACTAGGTATGCATTTCACTCTGTTATCCATCTAA
- the LOC130715760 gene encoding uncharacterized protein At5g39865 produces the protein MGCVSSNLLNHDDDFSHLGSTALGHHIVSLTSTTYGLLTLDPQPPHTTAPSTPTPSRFTLPEVINSWELMAGLDTTESFRFDNSHPNLLTKPAPPSSRFQRICPPNGENRVVIYTTTLRGVRRTFEACNAVRAAFQAFGVLFCERDVSMDSGFKEELRMLFKGKGKDASMTMVVPPKVFVKGFYIGGAEEMLKVAEEGLLGELLQGLPRKPVVGAVCEGCGDLRFLPCFSCNGSCKIVKAHKEKEGSTRNIVVKCNDCNENGLVLCPVCS, from the coding sequence ATGGGGTGTGTCTCTTCCAATCTGCTCAACCACGACGACGACTTCTCTCATCTTGGTAGCACAGCACTTGGCCACCACATTGTCTCACTCACCTCCACCACCTATGGCCTCCTCACCCTCGATCCACAACCACCCCACACCACCGCCCCTTCCACACCCACTCCTTCTCGCTTCACCCTCCCAGAGGTCATCAACTCCTGGGAGCTCATGGCAGGCCTCGACACCACCGAAAGCTTCCGTTTCGACAACTCTCACCCAAACCTCCTAACCAAACCCGCTCCACCATCATCGCGGTTCCAGAGGATATGCCCGCCCAACGGGGAGAACAGGGTGGTCATCTACACCACCACATTGAGGGGCGTCAGGAGGACGTTCGAGGCCTGCAACGCCGTCAGGGCAGCATTCCAAGCCTTTGGGGTGCTGTTCTGTGAGCGAGATGTGTCCATGGATAGCGGATTCAAGGAGGAGCTCAGAATGCTCTTCAAGGGGAAGGGGAAGGATGCTTCAATGACAATGGTGGTTCCGCCCAAGGTGTTCGTGAAGGGATTCTACATCGGCGGCGCTGAGGAGATGTTGAAAGTGGCAGAGGAAGGTCTATTAGGGGAACTGCTTCAGGGATTGCCCAGAAAACCAGTTGTTGGGGCTGTTTGTGAGGGTTGTGGGGATCTGAGATTCTTGCCCTGCTTTAGTTGCAATGGCAGCTGCAAAATCGTGAAAGCTCACAAAGAGAAAGAGGGGAGTACTAGGAACATTGTTGTGAAGTGCAATGATTGTAATGAGAATGGGTTAGTGCTATGCCCTGTTTGTAGCTGA